One part of the Trypanosoma brucei brucei TREU927 chromosome 4, complete sequence genome encodes these proteins:
- a CDS encoding expression site-associated gene (ESAG) protein, putative, whose amino-acid sequence MPKLFLLLYVTLFYHVSQSLGRIIALPTGSDAGSIELSGEPFPSGDVALVVNDTAIANIMPTVVKMVNNMLGKYTIPSREVNGIQLGDIPITGIKIGNISLEIKHPNKLVLNVTDIVADAEDTTFSKSLVITSCRGKVRASVAVSSASLVLGLSVDDDEKLKITVDDMNVRFAKLNLTPKLVNWCMVFDNFIIKFIKQQEGSIMGNLQGEIPRAAMGPLEEKLNDFIATAPLVFPESPKITDGELQVLVTIVAPSPGGGSNSSAKTPLLDVPFPERSFGVVASFTAVNTVLVPLVNKSIVKFTKKFAQEFNTSLISAMYPEAYLLCPDCPFMVSVKAETAVHLEPVGLDSLILHLLGIRLALEMKPPEGDPIPAMRLLCNTTVSLSSLYFDSSGAIPLEMDLLDLAIDVETSNIGAIDQLTLNDILSRELRDKVIPAVNEKISTITIFDNTTEPLLNVTSESITFALNVPRGNSSNETSLTTV is encoded by the coding sequence ATGCCGAAGTTGTTCCTTTTGCTGTATGTGACACTGTTCTACCATGTGTCACAGTCATTGGGTCGCATCATTGCCCTTCCGACGGGGAGCGACGCTGGCTCCATTGAACTCTCTGGTGAACCATTTCCCTCTGGGGACGTCGCACTGGTAGTCAACGACACGGCCATTGCCAACATCATGCCTACCGTAGTTAAGATGGTAAATAATATGCTCGGTAAGTACACTATTCCGTCACGGGAGGTAAATGGCATTCAGTTGGGTGATATTCCCATTACTGGCATAAAAATCGGAAACATTTCCCTCGAAATAAAGCATCCGAACAAGCTTGTGTTGAATGTGACTGATATCGTTGCAGACGCGGAGGACACAACCTTCAGCAAGAGTTTGGTGATTACCTCATGTAGAGGGAAGGTCCGAGCATCAGTTGCGGTTTCTAGCGCTTCCCTTGTGTTGGGCCTTTCCGTAGATGATGACGAAAAACTGAAGATAACCGTTGACGATATGAACGTTCGGTTCGCCAAGTTAAACTTAACGCCAAAGttggtcaattggtgcatggTGTTCGATAACTTTATAATCAAATTCATTAAACAGCAGGAGGGAAGCATTATGGGCAACCTGCAGGGGGAGATTCCACGGGCGGCAATGGGTCCACTGGAAGAAAAATTGAACGATTTTATTGCCACAGCACCTCTTGTTTTCCCAGAAAGCCCGAAAATTACCGATGGGGAGTTGCAGGTTTTGGTGACAATTGTTGCTCCATCCCCGGGAGGGGGGTCGAATTCGTCCGCCAAGACTCCTCTACTTGACGTGCCCTTTCCCGaaagaagcttcggtgtagTTGCTTCCTTTACTGCTGTAAACACTGTCTTGGTCCCTCTCGTTAATAAAAGTATTGTGAAATTTACCAAAAAGTTCGCCCAGGAGTTTAACACCTCTTTGATAAGTGCCATGTACCCCGAGGCTTACCTTCTCTGTCCAGATTGCCCCTTCATGGTTTCAGTTAAGGCGGAGACTGCGGTGCATTTGGAACCCGTAGGTTTGGATAGCCTCATTCTCCATCTTTTAGGCATCCGACTGGCGTTGGAAATGAAACCCCCTGAAGGTGATCCCATTCCCGCGATGAGACTACTGTGTAACACGACAGTTTCTCTGTCAAGCCTTTATTTTGACTCCAGCGGTGCCATCCCTTTGGAAATGGATTTGCTTGACCTGGCGATTGATGTAGAAACTTCAAATATTGGAGCGATTGATCAGCTCACGCTGAACGACATACTTTCGAGGGAGCTCAGAGACAAGGTAATCCCTGCGGTCAACGAGAAAATCTCAACGATAACGATTTTTGATAACACCACAGAACCGTTGCTGAACGTTACCAGTGAGTCGATTACGTTCGCGTTGAATGTGCCGCGTGGAAACTCTTCAAATGAGACCTCATTAACGACCGTATGA